A genomic stretch from Methylorubrum extorquens includes:
- a CDS encoding protein of unknown function (Evidence 5 : Unknown function), with translation MTYNHLNLNHLNQAQRADLSRATYFMLESYYETDDHNMLDWLEEAPEFAIHIGLPDRPARRYALSFGSFDSALQVLDELKRSHPDAGMWLSCQEILAEIEGDDVWRGAINARASYDPTNDECNWARLATAIVEFDTSGQPISLDDDAPDIFEDIVERINAASRSKMG, from the coding sequence ATGACGTACAATCACCTCAACCTGAACCACCTCAACCAGGCCCAGCGCGCCGACCTCTCTCGCGCGACCTACTTCATGTTGGAGAGCTACTACGAGACCGACGACCACAATATGCTGGACTGGCTCGAAGAGGCGCCTGAGTTCGCCATTCACATCGGGCTGCCGGATCGTCCTGCTCGTCGTTATGCCTTGAGCTTCGGGAGCTTCGACAGCGCGTTGCAGGTTCTTGACGAGCTGAAGCGGTCGCACCCAGATGCCGGGATGTGGCTTTCGTGCCAGGAGATCCTGGCCGAGATCGAGGGCGACGATGTCTGGCGCGGTGCCATCAACGCCAGGGCGAGCTACGATCCGACCAACGACGAGTGCAATTGGGCGAGGCTCGCAACGGCCATCGTGGAGTTCGACACGAGCGGTCAGCCAATCAGCCTGGACGATGATGCTCCCGACATCTTCGAGGACATCGTGGAACGTATCAACGCGGCTTCACGCTCGAAGATGGGCTGA
- a CDS encoding protein of unknown function (Evidence 5 : Unknown function), with translation MTYFITELDKLSHAEIDDLKHASDFTLEAEICRLSQHRVTSIEAAEQDGRFVVHVTRDGRPDRRWLFQDVTFAEGAAVTLWNLKQINPTAKMWLSCEDGRAEIVGPDPLRGAIKARAAMNNDGARFSAWAAVAMYIDECDTHGRKVDFDAGLDHVFWQIARYFEPLSA, from the coding sequence ATGACCTACTTCATCACCGAACTCGATAAGCTCTCGCACGCCGAAATCGATGATCTGAAGCACGCCTCAGATTTCACGCTCGAGGCGGAGATCTGCCGCTTGAGCCAACACCGGGTGACCTCAATCGAGGCGGCAGAGCAGGACGGTCGCTTCGTCGTCCATGTGACCCGTGACGGCCGTCCGGATCGTCGGTGGCTGTTCCAGGATGTGACCTTCGCGGAAGGAGCCGCGGTCACCCTCTGGAACCTCAAGCAGATCAATCCGACCGCCAAAATGTGGCTGTCGTGCGAGGACGGCCGGGCAGAGATTGTCGGTCCTGACCCCCTGCGTGGCGCGATCAAGGCCCGCGCCGCGATGAACAACGATGGGGCGCGGTTCAGCGCCTGGGCCGCCGTCGCGATGTACATCGACGAATGCGACACTCACGGCCGCAAGGTCGATTTCGATGCCGGGCTCGATCACGTCTTCTGGCAGATTGCCCGGTATTTCGAGCCCCTGTCGGCCTGA
- a CDS encoding protein of unknown function (Evidence 5 : Unknown function) has product MIENANSSDDANEEIIALLVMLDERDAEIARLRERVRWLEFTPERAAERIKERTHPALAPFKAEDGPRGNMGQPLMPHEELYAFMQKNWPTPASKKTR; this is encoded by the coding sequence ATGATCGAAAACGCCAATTCCTCCGATGACGCTAATGAAGAAATCATTGCCCTCTTGGTGATGCTCGACGAGCGCGACGCGGAGATCGCACGCCTCAGAGAACGAGTTCGCTGGCTTGAGTTCACGCCCGAGCGGGCAGCTGAGCGGATCAAGGAGCGGACTCACCCGGCCCTGGCGCCCTTCAAGGCCGAAGATGGCCCTCGTGGAAATATGGGACAGCCACTCATGCCGCACGAAGAGCTCTACGCGTTCATGCAGAAGAACTGGCCCACGCCGGCCTCCAAGAAGACGCGATGA
- a CDS encoding protein of unknown function (Evidence 5 : Unknown function), with protein MDSTKLKNLLGQLAALSPELAAGIEELTNSQPTNFDGNDIEDHLLSKADPRTGPLPPKNSITFMKTTLWDNGAEKKVTKNGNTGKRTRYTVTIEAYTMPLERLVTLGLINTYQFKRNVQLRSRDRFVPLVKKNHASGRIDRDFHDFLIEYTNDTYIDPDDLFGFVLDAGTWNYHSDQFLHLKWATSGEPRLFVVHGDDMTEVNTWDEIENPKGEARKKYENEIDNCGYRNAQRTNSATKKRTGRRPR; from the coding sequence ATGGACTCCACAAAGCTTAAAAATCTGCTGGGGCAGCTCGCGGCCTTGTCCCCCGAACTCGCCGCCGGCATCGAAGAATTGACGAACTCGCAACCCACGAACTTCGACGGAAACGACATCGAAGATCACCTTCTGTCGAAGGCCGACCCTCGAACTGGCCCACTCCCGCCCAAGAACTCGATCACGTTCATGAAAACGACCCTCTGGGACAACGGCGCGGAGAAGAAGGTCACGAAGAACGGGAACACCGGCAAGCGCACGAGGTACACGGTCACGATCGAGGCCTACACGATGCCGCTCGAACGGCTCGTGACCCTCGGCCTCATCAACACGTACCAGTTCAAAAGGAACGTGCAGCTTCGCAGCCGCGATCGCTTCGTTCCCCTCGTGAAGAAGAACCATGCCTCCGGTCGTATCGACCGCGACTTCCACGACTTCTTGATCGAGTACACGAACGACACGTACATCGATCCCGACGACCTCTTCGGCTTCGTTCTCGACGCGGGCACCTGGAACTACCACTCGGACCAGTTCCTGCACCTGAAGTGGGCGACGTCCGGTGAACCGCGCCTGTTCGTGGTCCACGGCGACGACATGACCGAGGTCAATACGTGGGACGAGATCGAGAACCCGAAGGGCGAAGCACGCAAGAAGTACGAGAACGAGATCGACAACTGCGGATATCGAAATGCGCAGAGGACGAACTCGGCCACAAAGAAAAGGACGGGTCGCCGGCCACGGTGA
- a CDS encoding conserved protein of unknown function (Evidence 4 : Unknown function but conserved in other organisms) — translation MNLRIPLPPAVARIYEAVAELSTRYPGRSFTPDGHLVGSIGEVVAAEALGLTLYRQSSPGHDAVDSTGREVQIKMTGGNGVALYATCARLVVLKVVSPTEAEIVFDGDGARAWEQAGKMGKNGQRQISLSRLRRIAVAAAPQEVEAA, via the coding sequence ATGAACCTCCGCATCCCGCTCCCGCCGGCCGTTGCCCGCATCTACGAGGCCGTGGCCGAGCTCTCCACCCGCTATCCCGGTCGCAGTTTCACGCCGGACGGCCATCTCGTCGGCTCGATCGGCGAAGTGGTCGCCGCCGAGGCTCTCGGCCTCACCCTCTACCGACAATCTTCGCCTGGCCACGATGCGGTCGATTCGACAGGCCGCGAGGTGCAGATCAAGATGACGGGCGGTAATGGGGTTGCGCTCTACGCCACCTGCGCACGTCTCGTCGTCCTGAAGGTCGTCTCCCCAACCGAGGCGGAGATCGTCTTCGACGGCGACGGTGCGCGAGCCTGGGAGCAGGCGGGCAAGATGGGCAAGAACGGGCAGCGGCAGATCTCCCTCTCTAGGCTGCGCAGGATCGCGGTCGCGGCCGCTCCGCAAGAGGTAGAGGCGGCGTGA
- a CDS encoding protein of unknown function (Evidence 5 : Unknown function) encodes MPPDNDDELDRRYDATPLALPGHEQTRDLPRHDEAVVSNIFEKEAVVYLADHIDIVVAPDLERVDGLAAEITCCGTSPYRRSGPRFPHRLYAGLRLSRAIYLGIIPVVFVRIYGAELDLPGRRPDPRTEDITPPLPLAERPRPRSCAA; translated from the coding sequence TTGCCCCCCGACAACGACGACGAACTCGATCGCCGTTACGACGCGACCCCGCTGGCTTTGCCCGGGCACGAACAAACCCGTGATCTTCCACGACACGATGAGGCCGTCGTCTCGAACATCTTCGAGAAGGAGGCGGTCGTCTACTTGGCGGACCACATCGACATCGTCGTAGCTCCCGACCTGGAACGCGTTGACGGGCTTGCCGCGGAAATCACATGCTGCGGAACATCGCCATACCGACGATCAGGCCCACGCTTCCCCCATCGTCTATACGCGGGCCTGCGGCTCTCCAGGGCGATCTATTTGGGCATCATCCCGGTCGTGTTCGTGCGCATCTACGGGGCCGAACTCGATCTTCCCGGTCGGCGTCCCGATCCGCGGACGGAGGACATCACGCCGCCTCTACCTCTTGCGGAGCGGCCGCGACCGCGATCCTGCGCAGCCTAG
- a CDS encoding conserved protein of unknown function (Evidence 4 : Unknown function but conserved in other organisms), translating into MAPDLYDDHCPVPLKTLGTIYRADEFVLSDLLATIPEETRARLAVYLYGRSHTHALGIKVAATCDGEALRDASGVVGSILYDLSRQPLTKRGDGNSSKMSISLAGSRASSRSIASAAH; encoded by the coding sequence GTGGCTCCGGACCTCTACGACGATCACTGCCCCGTGCCACTCAAGACTCTCGGCACGATCTACCGTGCGGACGAGTTCGTGCTGTCGGATCTCCTCGCCACGATCCCAGAAGAGACGCGGGCTCGCTTGGCCGTCTATCTCTATGGACGCAGCCACACCCATGCACTTGGCATCAAGGTGGCCGCGACGTGCGATGGTGAGGCACTACGGGACGCCTCAGGCGTCGTTGGCAGCATCCTCTACGACTTGTCGCGTCAGCCACTCACTAAGCGTGGCGATGGGAACTCCTCGAAGATGAGCATCAGCCTCGCTGGTTCCCGAGCGAGCAGCAGGTCAATCGCCTCCGCCGCTCATTGA
- a CDS encoding conserved exported protein of unknown function (Evidence 4 : Unknown function but conserved in other organisms) has translation MSKQIISRAAAALALTLTANAAIAGEPAGIDNTKTVGALTLETRGLATNVGLVHRQGGYALPGAVQWKVPATSDRVKQAAAF, from the coding sequence ATGTCCAAGCAGATCATCTCGCGCGCTGCTGCCGCTCTGGCGCTGACCCTGACCGCCAACGCCGCCATCGCGGGCGAGCCGGCCGGCATCGACAACACCAAGACGGTCGGTGCCCTCACCCTGGAGACTCGGGGTCTCGCCACCAACGTCGGCTTGGTGCACCGCCAGGGCGGCTATGCCCTTCCCGGTGCAGTCCAATGGAAGGTTCCGGCTACCAGCGATCGGGTGAAGCAGGCCGCCGCCTTCTAA
- a CDS encoding conserved protein of unknown function (Evidence 4 : Unknown function but conserved in other organisms) has product MRDENTAAHLNVEAKVEALSGALLGDDELGAVVRGHIYIENELIAFIKARLPKPEAIKDRDIDYNMRVKLAVALGLDPSFEPALNFVGSLRNQFAHSLEARIGKQEAVNFEKALGAHRAITSAAYRQVHIHLGTEAAAIPTKQQEPKDRIILCFVTLWAGILIEAHAAALARSEDQP; this is encoded by the coding sequence ATGAGAGACGAGAATACGGCCGCGCACTTGAACGTCGAGGCGAAGGTCGAAGCGTTGAGCGGCGCCCTTTTAGGCGACGACGAGCTTGGTGCTGTGGTTAGGGGGCACATCTACATCGAGAACGAACTCATAGCGTTCATCAAGGCCCGACTTCCGAAGCCGGAGGCAATCAAAGATCGCGACATCGATTACAACATGCGCGTGAAGCTGGCGGTTGCTCTCGGTCTCGATCCAAGCTTCGAGCCCGCCCTGAATTTTGTCGGTTCACTTCGCAATCAGTTCGCTCACAGCCTGGAGGCGAGGATCGGTAAGCAGGAGGCGGTGAATTTCGAGAAGGCTCTGGGGGCACACAGAGCGATCACGTCGGCTGCGTATCGGCAGGTCCACATCCATCTCGGAACCGAAGCCGCAGCGATCCCGACCAAGCAGCAAGAGCCGAAGGATCGGATCATCTTGTGCTTCGTGACGCTCTGGGCCGGCATCTTGATAGAGGCTCACGCGGCAGCGCTGGCGCGATCCGAAGATCAACCGTAG
- a CDS encoding conserved protein of unknown function (Evidence 4 : Unknown function but conserved in other organisms): MPIRREHRFFYPIDWPQLSAVIRFGRAKGRCEGCGRPHGQTVFHLGDGRWWDEEAASWRDGAGAIVCLAVGSDDVLGSARTTRVVLATAHRNHDTADNSSANLAAFCQRCHILHDQPEHQRRRWRTLFRRKALGDLFRGPYG; this comes from the coding sequence ATGCCGATCCGGCGCGAGCACCGCTTCTTCTATCCGATCGACTGGCCGCAGCTCTCGGCGGTGATCCGCTTCGGCCGTGCGAAGGGCCGGTGCGAGGGCTGCGGGCGCCCGCACGGTCAGACCGTGTTCCACCTGGGCGATGGGCGATGGTGGGACGAGGAGGCTGCCTCCTGGCGCGACGGAGCCGGCGCAATCGTCTGCCTCGCGGTCGGCTCCGACGATGTGCTCGGGAGCGCGCGCACGACGCGGGTGGTGCTCGCCACCGCGCACCGGAACCATGATACGGCCGACAACAGCTCGGCGAACCTCGCGGCCTTCTGCCAGCGATGTCACATCCTGCACGATCAGCCCGAGCACCAGCGGCGGCGCTGGCGGACTCTGTTCCGGCGGAAGGCTCTCGGCGACCTGTTTCGCGGCCCCTACGGTTGA